One Nocardia sp. BMG111209 DNA segment encodes these proteins:
- a CDS encoding NUDIX domain-containing protein, producing MRFSAGVLLFRRHAELEVLLGHMGGPLWERKDAAAWSIPKGEYLPEEETAAAAAAREFEEELGLPVPAGEWVPLGDVRYGAGSRAKQVTVWAVEGDLDPALVVPGTFEMQWPPRSGRIQSFPEIDRAAWLGLAAAREKLGVGQRPFLDRIAAHADGTLPR from the coding sequence ATGAGGTTCAGCGCGGGAGTCCTGTTGTTCCGGCGGCATGCCGAACTCGAGGTCCTGCTCGGGCATATGGGCGGTCCGCTCTGGGAACGGAAGGACGCCGCCGCCTGGTCGATCCCGAAGGGCGAATATCTGCCCGAGGAGGAGACCGCGGCCGCGGCCGCCGCGCGCGAGTTCGAGGAGGAACTCGGCCTGCCGGTGCCGGCGGGGGAGTGGGTGCCGCTGGGCGACGTGCGGTACGGCGCCGGGAGCCGCGCCAAACAGGTGACGGTCTGGGCCGTCGAGGGTGATCTCGATCCGGCACTGGTGGTGCCGGGGACCTTCGAGATGCAGTGGCCGCCCCGATCGGGTCGTATCCAGTCCTTTCCCGAGATCGACCGGGCGGCCTGGCTCGGGCTGGCGGCGGCCCGGGAGAAGCTCGGGGTCGGGCAGCGGCCGTTTCTCGACCGGATCGCCGCCCATGCCGACGGCACGCTGCCGCGCTGA
- a CDS encoding M48 family metallopeptidase — MSDEHWRPPAVPPPPPGWNPVTGMTGWDPRLGPPGWAPQQPYAPPQIPPHQRERGLSPFGMPARHSWEIPLLVVVIVVTILAYLVVILLAFYGHIDQYGLLLLFAPVLLWAGRGMNYSQQRLNAVQMSPTQFPEGYRLVVEAAGRFGMAKVPDAYVVLGNGQINAFASGHGFRRYVCVYSDLFEVGGAARDPDALAFIIGHEVGHIAAGHVSYWRQLGMFVGPFLPLLGSSLIRAQEYTADNHGYCNRHVGAPGAMRTLAAGKYLNSLVQFDEMADRAPREKGFFIWVVNAMASHPVLTWRMWALRDRSRHGKLFLRPSAPAPVRFTGAPPGYPPPGGPYGEVPPYRPQ; from the coding sequence ATGTCCGACGAGCACTGGCGTCCACCGGCCGTACCGCCGCCACCACCGGGCTGGAATCCCGTCACCGGGATGACCGGCTGGGATCCTCGGCTGGGACCGCCGGGCTGGGCGCCGCAACAGCCCTACGCGCCACCGCAGATCCCGCCGCACCAGCGGGAACGCGGGTTGTCGCCGTTCGGGATGCCGGCCCGGCACAGCTGGGAGATCCCGCTGCTGGTGGTGGTGATCGTGGTGACGATCCTGGCGTATCTGGTCGTGATCCTGCTGGCGTTCTACGGCCACATCGATCAGTACGGTCTGCTGCTGTTGTTCGCGCCGGTGCTGTTGTGGGCGGGTCGTGGCATGAACTATTCGCAGCAGCGCCTGAACGCCGTGCAGATGTCGCCGACCCAGTTCCCGGAGGGCTATCGGCTGGTGGTGGAGGCGGCCGGGCGGTTCGGGATGGCGAAGGTGCCCGATGCCTATGTGGTGCTGGGCAACGGGCAGATCAACGCCTTCGCCTCCGGTCACGGTTTCCGCCGGTACGTCTGTGTCTACAGCGATCTGTTCGAGGTGGGCGGCGCGGCGCGCGATCCCGATGCGCTGGCGTTCATCATCGGCCACGAGGTCGGTCACATCGCCGCCGGGCACGTCTCGTACTGGCGGCAACTGGGCATGTTCGTCGGGCCGTTCCTGCCGCTGCTCGGCTCCTCATTGATCCGCGCGCAGGAGTACACCGCCGACAATCACGGGTACTGCAACCGGCACGTCGGCGCCCCCGGCGCGATGCGGACGCTGGCCGCCGGCAAATACCTGAACAGCCTCGTGCAGTTCGACGAGATGGCCGACCGCGCACCCCGGGAGAAGGGATTCTTCATCTGGGTCGTCAATGCGATGGCCTCGCATCCGGTGCTGACCTGGCGCATGTGGGCACTGCGCGATCGCAGCCGCCACGGCAAGTTGTTCCTGCGCCCCAGCGCGCCTGCGCCCGTACGGTTCACGGGCGCACCGCCGGGCTATCCGCCGCCGGGTGGTCCGTACGGGGAGGTTCCGCCGTATCGTCCGCAGTGA
- a CDS encoding ribose-5-phosphate isomerase, with protein sequence MRVYLGADHAGFELKNNVKDHLQRAGHDVFDCGAHEYDALDDYPAFCIDAARRVVADEGSLGIVIGGSGNGEQIAANKVPGARCALAWSVETARLARQHNNAQLMGIGGRMHSTEDALQIVDAFLATPWSGEERHQRRIDILADYEKTGVAPVVPS encoded by the coding sequence ATGCGCGTATACCTGGGTGCCGACCATGCCGGCTTCGAGCTGAAGAACAACGTCAAGGATCATCTGCAGCGCGCGGGCCACGACGTATTCGATTGCGGTGCACACGAATACGACGCCCTGGACGATTATCCGGCCTTCTGCATCGATGCCGCGCGGCGCGTGGTCGCGGACGAGGGCAGCCTCGGCATCGTGATCGGCGGCAGCGGCAACGGCGAGCAGATCGCCGCCAACAAGGTCCCCGGCGCCCGCTGCGCGCTGGCCTGGAGCGTCGAGACCGCGCGACTGGCCCGCCAGCACAACAACGCCCAACTGATGGGCATCGGCGGCCGGATGCACAGCACCGAGGACGCGCTGCAGATCGTCGACGCCTTCCTGGCCACCCCGTGGTCGGGCGAGGAGCGGCACCAGCGGCGCATCGATATCCTCGCCGACTACGAGAAGACGGGCGTGGCACCGGTCGTCCCGAGCTGA
- a CDS encoding Fpg/Nei family DNA glycosylase, whose amino-acid sequence MPEGHTLHRLARLHHKRFAGGVVRVSSPQGRFADGAALVDGHVLVRAEAWGKHLLHRYESGLFVHVHLGLYGTFTETAGPLGDPVGQVRMRMIGTGRTAGPLWGTDLRGPSACEVLYGPEVTALTGRLGPDPLRADAEPDRAWHRIHRSARSIAALLMDQSVVAGVGNVYRAELLFRHHISPHRPGRDLHRDEWDAMWTDLVELMRLGVRRGKIVVVRPEHDRGAPAYAEGKPRTYVYRRTGEPCRICGTPVRHAVLEARNLFWCPTCQPDGT is encoded by the coding sequence ATGCCGGAAGGGCATACGCTGCATCGCCTGGCACGGCTGCATCACAAGCGGTTCGCGGGTGGGGTCGTGCGGGTCTCCAGCCCGCAGGGCCGCTTCGCCGACGGCGCGGCGCTGGTGGACGGTCACGTCCTGGTGCGCGCCGAGGCGTGGGGCAAACATCTGCTGCACCGGTACGAGTCGGGCCTGTTCGTGCACGTCCATCTGGGTCTGTACGGCACCTTCACGGAAACAGCCGGGCCCCTGGGTGATCCGGTGGGTCAGGTGCGGATGCGGATGATCGGCACCGGCCGCACGGCGGGTCCGCTGTGGGGTACCGATCTGCGCGGCCCCTCCGCCTGCGAGGTCCTGTACGGGCCGGAGGTGACCGCGCTCACCGGGCGGCTCGGCCCGGATCCGCTGCGCGCCGACGCCGAGCCGGACCGCGCCTGGCACCGCATCCATCGCTCGGCGCGTTCGATCGCGGCGCTGCTGATGGATCAGTCGGTCGTCGCCGGCGTCGGGAACGTCTATCGCGCGGAACTGCTGTTCCGCCACCACATCTCACCCCATCGTCCCGGCCGCGACCTGCACCGCGACGAATGGGACGCGATGTGGACCGACCTCGTCGAGCTCATGCGACTGGGTGTCCGCCGCGGCAAGATCGTCGTCGTCCGGCCCGAACACGACCGCGGCGCACCCGCTTACGCCGAGGGCAAACCCCGCACCTACGTCTATCGCCGCACCGGCGAACCCTGCCGGATCTGCGGCACCCCTGTCCGCCACGCTGTACTCGAGGCTCGAAACCTGTTCTGGTGCCCCACTTGTCAACCCGACGGCACGTAG